Proteins found in one Populus alba chromosome 14, ASM523922v2, whole genome shotgun sequence genomic segment:
- the LOC118041023 gene encoding uncharacterized protein, with protein MKGYWSRRGYERINGSGRIRRKRPVELGSGGSTSRGRGFSLRIKIKPKLKILKMSSPRKFFVWLRDAYVKMMLGLANSRAIGTSGYGDAFGARRPVKEYDEKMIVQIYKSLVMTQGQLVPRDAARFGSMSKLTAISE; from the coding sequence ATGAAAGGGTACTGGAGTAGGAGAGGGTACGAGAGGATAAATGGGTCGGGTCGGATTCGGAGGAAGCGGCCGGTGGAGCTAGGCTCGGGTGGTTCGACTTCGAGGGGGAGGGGGTTTAGTTTGCGGATCAAGATCAAGCCGAAGCTTAAAATCCTCAAAATGTCCTCTCCGAGGAAGTTCTTTGTTTGGCTGCGGGACGCCTACGTGAAGATGATGCTCGGGCTTGCTAATTCCAGGGCAATAGGTACTTCAGGGTACGGTGACGCGTTTGGTGCACGCCGCCCAGTCAAGGAGTATGATGAGAAGATGATCGTTCAGATCTACAAGTCGTTGGTGATGACACAGGGCCAGTTGGTGCCACGCGACGCAGCCAGGTTTGGCTCCATGTCTAAACTTACTGCTATTTCGGAATAG